In Formosa haliotis, the sequence TCAGAATTAGTTTTAGCTGTTTTATTGTTACTCTTTACAGTAACTCATAAGAAGGTTTTAGGAAAAATTGCTTTCGGATTTTTGCTAATAACCATGATTACAGCGTTAGGATTAGAGTTTTTTGCAAGACCAGAGCCCAAAATGCTACTTGTCGTTATCGCTATAGGCTTAGCGTCGATTTCGATTTACAAATTAAAAACCATTAGATAAATTTTAAAACTATAACTTATGACATTAGAAAACAAAGTTATTATAGTAACAGGAGCTTCCAGAGGAATTGGCCAGGCGGTTGCCTTTCTATTGGCTAAAAATGGAGCAAAAGTTGTTGTGAATCATTCTAATAGTGTAAAAGAAGCGCAGGAAACGGTCGATACCATTATAGAAATGGGCGGACAGGCTATTGCTGTTAAAGCCGATGTAAGTAATAGAGAAGACGTTACTA encodes:
- a CDS encoding DoxX family protein yields the protein MKNIINQILNVIAMVAMVFFATPKLLGKPQSVAGFKQFESALGIDADFFMLFTGISELVLAVLLLLFTVTHKKVLGKIAFGFLLITMITALGLEFFARPEPKMLLVVIAIGLASISIYKLKTIR